GAAGCCGGAGCCGATGCGCGCCTTGGTGTCCTCGTCCTTGTCGGCGTGGAAGGCGGTGTCGAAGGTGCCCGGCGACACCATGTTGAAGCGGATGCCGTCCTTGGTGTGGAAAGCCACCCAGTTCTTCTGGATGTTGTGCAGCCAAGCCTTGGCCGCGCCGTACAGACCGGCGCCCGGACCGCCGCCGGTGTAGCCGGCGACCGAGCCGACCGAGATCACCGACGAGGTGGTGCCGTTCTGCGCCGCTGCGGCCTTCAGGTGCGGCAGGGCGTGCTTGGTCACCATCAGCGCGGAGCGGGCGTTCAGGTCGGTCACCGCGTCGAAGAAGGCGTCGTCGATCTCCGGCAGCGGCTTGCGCGCGACCAGGCCGCCCGCGTTGTTGACGAGCACATCGATGCCGCCGAAGCGCTCCACGAAGGCCTCGACCAGCGTGCCGCACGCCGCGCTGTCCGACACGTCGGCCTGCAGGAAGACGACCTCGCCGCCCAGCCCGTTCAGACGGGCCAGCGTGGCCTCCAGGTCCGCCGGGACGCGGCGGCCGTTCATGGCGACCTTGGCGCCGGCGCGGGCGAACGCCTCCACCGCCGCCAGGCCGATGCCCTGCGTGGAGCCGGTGATCAGAACGCGCTTGCCCTTCAGATCGTCAAACATTCCTTGCCTCTCGTGTCTTGGTGTCGTTTTGGCCCGGCTCAATCGGCCAGGCGGGGTTCCGGCAGGC
This DNA window, taken from Azospirillum formosense, encodes the following:
- a CDS encoding SDR family NAD(P)-dependent oxidoreductase; its protein translation is MFDDLKGKRVLITGSTQGIGLAAVEAFARAGAKVAMNGRRVPADLEATLARLNGLGGEVVFLQADVSDSAACGTLVEAFVERFGGIDVLVNNAGGLVARKPLPEIDDAFFDAVTDLNARSALMVTKHALPHLKAAAAQNGTTSSVISVGSVAGYTGGGPGAGLYGAAKAWLHNIQKNWVAFHTKDGIRFNMVSPGTFDTAFHADKDEDTKARIGSGFPMGRFGRPEECAPTFLFFASHACSGYITGQVLDVNGGQYMP